The Choloepus didactylus isolate mChoDid1 chromosome 15, mChoDid1.pri, whole genome shotgun sequence genome segment GCACACCTGGGGGTAGGCAGGTCTGACAGATTTGGGCAGCTGATCCCTCTTTCTGGGGCAGTCACCCAGCACAAGGATGCTAAGGTCACTTAGGGTCACCACCAAAGGGACaggttggggggggtggggagggtgggaggaaaggCTGGACTTTCTCTGTGGGCCTTGCCACTGGCTGCCAGaactgagcctcagttcctcCGTCTGTGTAAGTAAAGGGATGGCCAACCCTTGGCAAGCGGTAGGCGCtgggaaataatcagtgaatgaGGGAGTGAAGGAATGTCTGGGATGTATGGTGACCTGTCAGAGACTCAGGTTGGGGAGGGGTCTGAGACGTTAGCCCGACCCCTCTGGGGCACAGAAAGGGAGCGAAGGGAGAAGAACCGCAGAAGCTGGAGAGGGTAGAGAAGAGCAGGGGAGACGGTTGACAGcaggagagaagaagagaggagCGACAGAGAGGGGACTCCGGGACACCGCCCCCGAAAGGCGTGGGAAGGTAGAGGCGAGGGGTCTCTGAATGACAACTCAGCCCTATGGCCCGCGCGCTGGCGGGGCTTCCGGGTCTCCTTCCCGCGCCGCCGGGTTCCGCATCGCCGCCTAGCGGACACGCCGCGCTCCGCCCAGGCTCTGGTGGCTGTCGGCTGGCGCACCAGGGATCCCGCCGCTCTGGAGGAGAAAGCGGGAGAGATCCGAGGGGTGCGCCGCAGGGAGAGGTGTTTGCCCCAGCGGGAGGCTCGCACCTCGGCTGGACCCGTCGTAACACACTTTGGCACCCTCCCTTACTAACCCTGCGTCCGGGGTGACTCGTTCCGTCCAACACGTCGGGGAGCCCCTCCCCCCCCAGCTCTGGCCCCTCAGCTGCGGATATTTGCTGCCTCTGCGCAGCTCCTCCTAGAAGAGagttacattaaaattttaaggctatttggttttgatttttgtgaaaaaaaaaaaatttcgaAATTGGGAGGGGGTCAAAGGCACAGACGCCCGAGATCATCTCCCTGCCGGTCCCAGGCCTGAATCCCATTGTAGGGGGATTTCTGGATCCCTCCCCGCCCTGGCAGGGTGCGGTGAGCCAGGCGTGGCGGCCCAGGGACCCCTGTCTAAAGACGTGAGGCAAAGGAGGGCGAACCCTGTGGGTCGGAGTGGCCAGGGGCGTGTGACTTGGTGCTCCTAGAGGGAGAGCTGGGCCCTTTGCGAAACATCTCCGTCTCCTACTTGGGAGGTCTGTCCGAGAGCCTGGGGGCGACAAGCCGCCCCGTCGGCCGGGACTCTCAAGGAGCCAGGCCCAGCCAGGCTCTGCGCAGCCTCTCTTCGCCAGAGTGGGAGCCCGGCCGCCGCGTCCCCGGACACCTCGAGAGCCAACCCCGTTCCTGGGGTCTCAGGACGTCCGGGCGTGAAGATCAGAGGCCATGGAGGCTGACCCCTCGGGGAAGACGTCCGcggagcctcagtctcctccaaGTCCCCTTTGGGCGGCGGTCTGGGAGCTCCCTGCGGCGGTCAAGGGGTTGCCGGGGCTACTTTGCGTCTAACCCGGGAAAAGGCCCTGCAGCCCTGGGGCTGGCGCTGGGAGTAGGGTGGAAAATCTTAAAGGACGCACAGTTGCCGGACCCAGGCCTGAAGCCGAGTGGAGACTCTGAGAGGCGGCGAACCCCGCATGGCAGCAGACGGAGCTGGGCACGGAAGGAGGCCGGTGGCTCGGAGAACCCAGCCCGACCTGACCTTAGGGATCGAGGAGTTCGGGGTGCGGGCATCCCACCAAAGGAGCGCTGTGGGCCGAGAGCTGCCGCGAACACGGGACTGCGAACGCCCAGACGCGCCCGGGCCTagagtgtgagtgtgtatgttGCAGAGGGGAGGGGGTTATGGACCTCGCCTCCCCCCCTCTCCCCCAGCAAATAAAAGATTAAGGCTTTTCTCTGCGTTCTTGAATGTACTCCAGACTGCTCAGTCCCGCCGCTGTTGGGGAAAAGGGAGTAGCGATCACCGCAGGGTCCGCGGCTGGACCCAAGATCCCGCAGCGCCTTCGCAGATCGGAGCTCGCGATCCAGAGCCGCACTCGGCGCCCAGCTGGTCGCCCCAGCAGGGCTGAGAATGGGCCCCAGGGTCCTCGCTGGAGCCGAATTTGGAGGGGTTTCCAGGTCTCACGCTCCGGCGTGCTCTCCCGCGCGGCCGACAGGAACAGAGCGCCGGCCGCAGAGAAATCGGGACGGGGAAAACCAGCCTCGGCGCCGGCCCTCCGCGGATGCGGACTCCGGAGGAGGAAGGATGAAGCCGGGACCCAGGAGccctgagggggtggggtgggggagaccgGCTGACGGCCACCTCCGGCCCTCTGCTGCTAGAAGAAAATGAGAGCGAACTCACTTTCCTCCAAAAGAATGAGAAGTTCCGCGCGCAGTCCCCAGGCCGGGAGAAACAGGTTCCCCAAGCTCCCATCCGCCGCCCAATGTCTCCGGCCTGCCCGCCCCGGACAGGGGATGCTTCGGAAGCGAAAAGGGGAAGCCGACAGCAGCGCATCCCGGGGGTTGAGTCCCGACCGGCGAGTCCCGGCCTGTGTCTCTCTCCGCAGAAAACGAAACCCAAAAGCCCCAAAATGTCAAggggaaattattaaaaaaaaaaaaaaaaaaaaaaaaaagaattttttttttcctttcacttttaacaaaCCGGCTGCTGGgagagaaaagttaaataaaaacgAAATGAACGCTAGCGAAGGGCAGTATCTTTCCGAAATGTGCAATAccctctttaaaaatattcttcccaAGGCCGACCCCGCGGCTGGTCGGCCCTCCAAAACCTTAGCCTCTTCCTGAAAATCCCAAGAAAACAATTGGAAACGCGGCCACGGTCTTGGGAAGAAGGCGTAGTTGGGAGGCTCCGGGGAACCCACTGTGGCCAGAACTGTCATGCTCTTTTCTCTCTcgaatcaaaaaataaaaaaaaataagaagtaaaaccttTTAATACATCAAATATACGGAATTTTAATCTTTAAAGCGATACATTGTCTATTATTTTAGTACATGACGTAAACCTTACTTGTCCCCTTCTCAGCGGGTggacttaaaaattaaaaatagttacGTGTtccttttaaagaacaaaataaggCAAATGAGGTTTTGGAATagaattgtttttccttttttttcttgttttcttccagaatACATACAAAAAAATACCCATTCTCTTTCGATGGTATACACCTTAAAAATAATTGCAATCTGAAATCAGAACTGACAAATTgtgacttgttttgtttttttcatttttttgtaacaAACATGCATGTAAATTTGTTTCAATCGGACATTAAATAAGAACGTACAATACAATCATAGCAATTTTAAAGTAACATTAAAGAGAAGACCTCTAGTTCTgtggtggttttgtttttatttataatctACAAGGGGCGGGAGGGTTTGTATTCCACATTTTACCCTcaaggtttgattttttttcctcctcctttttaccTACGGAGCTCAAACTAAATAATGCACTTTTGAACCACGGGTCCGCTTGGAGCTAACATAAATAAATACCAGTGTCCACCGATGCAGTCCTCAGATGAACActttctcaattattttttttccttttttctataaaaagtcaaatgattttttttcaacttttataaaGTTTGGGTGGGGAGGTGAGAGGTGGGGGAAAGGCGAGTTTCCCACCGGGCCTCGGTCGCTGTTTTGTCTGCTGGATAGATacggtatatattttttctctttcctggccCGGGTCTTCCCCACGCGCCCCTCCACAGAATTTCCCCCCCTCCCTCGactccacccctcccccacgCTCCTTCCTCTTCCTCGCCAGCTCTCCCCGCCGCCCTCACTGATACCCCAGAGCTGAGGCCGTGGTCAGTCTCTGTCCGTAAAGGGCGTAGGGGGAGTAGTAGGGTCCGGTGGCGGCGGGCACCGGCACGGGGGCGCCCGGCGTGGGGAGCGGGCTCTTGGAGTAGGGGTGGTAGCGGCTGCTGAGTCCCAGCGCGTGGTGGGGGCTGCGCAGCGCTAGCGTCCCGGGGCTGCCCGGCGCTCCCGAAGTGGGGATGTGCATGTGGCAAGCCATGGCGGCCGCAGCGGCGCTGGCCAGAGACGATGAGCTGGGATAGCCCGATAGCAGTTTGTCCGTCCCGGGGAAGGCCGTATGCGTCCGCAAATGGCTCAGCAGCTCTTCGGACGTGGCGAAGCGCTTGTCGCACGGCCCGTTGGCCGACACCCAGTTGCAGATGTGGGGTAGAGGGTCATTAGGGAGCATGAAGCCGTAGGGGTAGAGGGGGTGGCCGGCCAGGGAGGGCGGTGTGGCGCCCGCAGCAGCGGCGGCCGTTAGCGATGAGTGCACGCCGTGCAGCGGGTGTGTAGGGTACACCAGCGGGTATCCGGACTTGAGCGCCGCGGCCGCAGCGGCCGGATCGTGGGCGCACGATGCGCTGGCGGCCGCCGCCCCTGCTAGGTGGCTGGCGCAGTGGTAGCTGAGGCAGTACGGGTCCCGACACAGACTGGCTGTCATCACCGACGGCGGCGACGCCCCGGCCAAGGGGCTGGAACCTGCTGGTTTACTGCAGCCCAGAGAGCCGGCCGCGGCCGCTGCCAGCTGCGCCCCCACCAGGCTGCCCGGCTTGGTGGGGTCGAGCGCCACCCCGTGCGGCAGGAACTGGGGCGGGTAGCCGGCGTAGGCCCCGGCCAGACTGCCCGGGTAGGTCATGCCCGCGGGAGGCAGAGGGAACACTGTCTGGCCTGGCTTGTAGGGCGACACGGGAGCCACCAACCCCGAGCCCAGCACCGAGGAGGAGGTGGGCGCGCTGGGGCCCGAGCCGGAGCTGGAGCCCGACGAGCCGCCGCAGTCCGAGCCTAGAGCCTTGCCCCCCGGGCCCCCGTCCGGGTGCTGGTTCACGTCCACATTAATACCGCCGCCACAGCTAATCCGGCCGTGCGCTAGCCCCGTGGGGCCCCCTTCTGCCGTGGCGCCCCCGGCGCCcttgctgccgccgccgccgcccgcgtcGGAGTCCTTCTTGTCGTCCTTGCCCTCCGGGCCGCCCCCGGCCGAGGGCAGCATGCCTCCCGGAGAGCAAGCCGAGGCGCTGGAGCTCGGGCTGCCTGTCCTGGGAGTGAATGGCTGGCAGGTGGCGCTCGGTACCCGGAATCCCGACTTCTCCGCCGAAACCCCCCCGCCGCCGCCCCCGCCACCACCGCCTCCGCCACTGCCGCCGCCTCCCGGCTCCTTCTTATCCGAGCCGGGTTTGGAGTACGGCTTGAAACTCGACTTGTCCTCCACGCCGATGTCGCTAAGCTTCAGGGGGCCCGACTTGGCGTCCTTGTCGACCCCAGCGCCGCTGCCGGCACCGCCCGTGCCGCCCCCATTCGAGGCGACAGAGGAGAGTTTGGAGGAAGGCGAGGGGTCGGGCTTCCCGATCTGCGAGCATGTTTGAGCCAGCAGCGCCAGCGGGCTCTTCTTGGCATCGAGCTGTGGGGTTAGACGAGTGGGGGCACacagaaaaagaaggggaaaccCTTTAGAATCCTGACTTCTAGGATTCAAAAGCTCGCCCGTAACAGCCCGCGAAGATCCTCCCAGCCCGGAGGCGCAATTCGAGGCGGCACCTCCCACCCCTAACAAACATTCTCGCCCTTTGGAAAGCAGCAGattcacccccacccccgcccccaccacccaacacacacacacacacacacacacacacacacaccccatccaGGTTCTTTCGCAGCTCTCTCCGGGTGCTAATTGGATTTGCAAAAAAAccacactaaaaacaaaaaacaaccccccccccccaaaaaaaacaaaaaaacctctccAAATGTTTTGGGTTTAGTCTCCCAGACCCAGAACTGTAATATTCACCCCCACTCCTACCCCCGCACACTCCCCTTAATTCTTCAGAATAAGGCCTTGGACTGTTGGCGCCTCATAGGCGCTTGGGGGAAGGGGGGGAGGGACCGCGACTTTGCCATCGTAATCTCGGACCTGTTTCGGAGCGGAGAGTGAGGGGATCTGTGCCAGGGTTGCGACTTTAATACCAGAGGGGAAACAAGTTTTGGCCACCTTGCCCCCTAGCATGCACACCCCATTTTTCATCCCCTCCCTTTCCGCCCTAGTTTTGAGGTGCGGAAGcactgcccctcctccccaccccacccccgaagCTGAATCACTCCGTCACCCCCTCCCCAGTTCCCCACAGAAAGAAACCCGTATGGCAGCAGCCAGGGTGGTGGTCCCAGCGCGATCCGCCGAAAGGGTCCTTACCTCGATGGGGCTGACGGGCGTGGAAGGCAGGGGCTGCAGGTACTCGGGGTGCAAAATGTGGCCAGTCCGTGCCGTCAGCATCTTCAGCACCTTGATGGGCAGGCGGTTGGCCTGGCGCAGTGGGTCAGAGGGGGGCACGGCGTGCACAAAAGGTTTGGTGCTGCCGGCCGGGGACGAGCCTGGGCCGGGGCCGGAGCTATTTCCAGAAAGCGCGCTGGTCCAGGCAGGGTCCGCActgccgccaccgccgccgccggtGTGCTTACTGCTTCTTAGGGCAGAAAGCGAGGGCGCTGTGCTCATGACCCACCCGCGCGCATGGGAGCAGCGGGGGGAGGGCTCCCGGAGGCGCGGGGCGGACTCGGGGCTGCGCGCTTGCCCGGGGAGCAGAAGCAGCAGccggaggaggaggagatggcgCGGCGGCCACCGGCGCCCAGCGCGCCTTCTCGGCGCCTGGAGCCAGAAGCGAATAATCCTGGGTG includes the following:
- the ZNF503 gene encoding zinc finger protein 503; its protein translation is MSTAPSLSALRSSKHTGGGGGGSADPAWTSALSGNSSGPGPGSSPAGSTKPFVHAVPPSDPLRQANRLPIKVLKMLTARTGHILHPEYLQPLPSTPVSPIELDAKKSPLALLAQTCSQIGKPDPSPSSKLSSVASNGGGTGGAGSGAGVDKDAKSGPLKLSDIGVEDKSSFKPYSKPGSDKKEPGGGGSGGGGGGGGGGGGVSAEKSGFRVPSATCQPFTPRTGSPSSSASACSPGGMLPSAGGGPEGKDDKKDSDAGGGGGSKGAGGATAEGGPTGLAHGRISCGGGINVDVNQHPDGGPGGKALGSDCGGSSGSSSGSGPSAPTSSSVLGSGLVAPVSPYKPGQTVFPLPPAGMTYPGSLAGAYAGYPPQFLPHGVALDPTKPGSLVGAQLAAAAAGSLGCSKPAGSSPLAGASPPSVMTASLCRDPYCLSYHCASHLAGAAAASASCAHDPAAAAAALKSGYPLVYPTHPLHGVHSSLTAAAAAGATPPSLAGHPLYPYGFMLPNDPLPHICNWVSANGPCDKRFATSEELLSHLRTHTAFPGTDKLLSGYPSSSSLASAAAAAMACHMHIPTSGAPGSPGTLALRSPHHALGLSSRYHPYSKSPLPTPGAPVPVPAATGPYYSPYALYGQRLTTASALGYQ